The Oreochromis niloticus isolate F11D_XX linkage group LG15, O_niloticus_UMD_NMBU, whole genome shotgun sequence genome includes a region encoding these proteins:
- the LOC100697912 gene encoding reticulon-4-interacting protein 1 homolog, mitochondrial has protein sequence MASARAMTSTRLLCLFNTTAAGSIKTLARTGCRVCLTRNMSSSPPRLQGCMSAWTIDQYGSNGVLKYTEEITVPTISSATEVMIKVHAVSLNPLDVAMRGGYGAKLLKLRRDPLSVMDNDSEFPLILGRDLSGVVVDCGSGVTHFAPGDEVWAAVPPWKQGSLAEYVTLTEYEVSHKPKVLSHIEAASIPYVANTSLSALVNGGGLCRDSSSNKRVLITGGSGGVGTFAIQLLKAWGAHVTVTCSQNAVGLVRGLGADEVLDYTAGDVVEQLEMMEKFDVVFDGVGGDTEEWAMGLLKPWSGAKYVTLVTPLLLNTDSMGLLDGTLNAGCSLQSKAIQNLLSSGVFYRWGFYAPDGPALDEVSKLVDAGKILPVVEAQFSFTQVPQAFQKLEKGHARGKTVVRVAEEDDRQTEELVQDSSTETAESVQETAKQS, from the exons ATGGCTTCTGCCAGAGCTATGACATCAACCAGGCTTCTGTGTTTATTCAATACTACAGCAGCAGGCTCCATCAAAACATTAGCCAGGACAGGGTGCAGAGTGTGTCTTACAAGAAATATGAGCAGTTCACCTCCAAGGCTGCAAGGCTGCATGTCAGCATGGACCATTGATCAGTATGGCAGTAATGGTGTTCTGAAGTACACAGAAGAAATCACCGTTCCCACGATTAGTTCTGCCACTGAGGTGATGATTAAAGTCCATGCAGTGAGTCTCAACCCCCTTGATGTAGCTATGAGGG GTGGCTATGGGGCTAAACTGCTGAAGTTAAGAAGAGATCCATTATCTGTGATGGACAATGACAGTGAGTTTCCTCTCATTCTTGGTCGTGATTTGTCTGGTGTAGTAGTGGACTGTGGATCTGGGGTTACCCATTTTGCCCCGGGAGATGAG GTGTGGGCTGCTGTTCCCCCATGGAAACAAGGCAGCCTGGCCGAATATGTGACTCTAACAGAGTATGAG GTTTCCCATAAGCCAAAAGTACTGAGCCACATAGAGGCAGCATCCATTCCCTATGTAGCCAACACTTCTCTGTCTGCACTTGTCAATGGAGGTGGTCTTTGCAGAGACAGTTCTTCAAATAAAAG AGTTTTAATCACTGGAGGATCAGGAGGTGTTGGAACATTTGCTATTCAG CTGTTGAAGGCTTGGGGCGCCCACGTAACGGTCACCTGCTCTCAGAACGCCGTGGGTCTTGTTAGAGGGCTGGGAGCTGATGAGGTGCTGGACTACACAGCAGGAGATGTGGTTGAACAACTAGAAATGATGGAGAA ATTTGACGTTGTTTTTGACGGCGTGGGTGGGGACACAGAGGAGTGGGCGATGGGCCTGCTAAAGCCCTGGTCTGGTGCAAAATACGTCACACTGGTAACACCTTTGCTTCTCAACACCGACTCTATGGGCCTTTTGGATGGTACATTGAATGCTGGTTGCTCTCTGCAGAGCAAGGCCATTCAG AATTTATTATCCAGTGGAGTCTTCTATAGGTGGGGATTTTATGCACCAGATGGACCTGCCCTGGATGAAGTCAGCAAGCTGGTAGATGCAGGGAAG ATCCTGCCTGTTGTGGAGGCCCAGTTCTCATTTACTCAGGTGCCTCAGGCTTTTCAGAAGCTCGAGAAGGGCCACGCCAGAGGGAAGACTGTAGTCAGGGTGGCTGAAGAGGAcgacagacagactgaagagctGGTGCAGGACAGCAGCACGGAGACTGCAGAGTCAGTGCAAGAAACAGCCAAGCAAAGCTAA